In Nitrospinaceae bacterium, one genomic interval encodes:
- a CDS encoding aminopeptidase P family protein: MLFNRERALEFMAKYDLDALLATTRHNVLYLSGFQGWAQYTYGDATTETFALFFKDGSVAPALIVSRQDETYYSATGSWIEDVSGYGPRSALNIEPGEQGATDEERNYLSLIAEDAPREANSVDALLRVLRERGISKGKIAIDNEGIRPASRASLEAALPGISFQDGANLFRMIRLQKTSEEIERIRAAATLNEAALSAFHAELAVGKTEREIASHYYRTVAAGGGKWSWFHLGGGRRSASIYPPSDRPFETGDGFFFDAGMRLNHYCGDVGCCGSFGEPGAERKAQFNAIQAGLAEAFETIKAGVKPSEIFRAAVAGAKKAGLPNYNGAFCGHTIGIEARELPYTLSEPIKLSDPFLPESSDIPFPAGAVLSVELPSGTFGEGGVHAEYTALVTEDGMEHLGSPDREHFVV, encoded by the coding sequence ATGCTCTTTAATCGTGAACGCGCTCTTGAATTCATGGCCAAGTACGATCTCGACGCCCTGCTGGCGACGACGCGCCACAACGTTCTTTATCTCTCAGGCTTCCAAGGGTGGGCGCAGTACACCTACGGAGATGCGACGACAGAAACGTTTGCGCTTTTTTTCAAGGACGGCAGCGTGGCGCCTGCTCTTATCGTTTCGAGGCAAGATGAAACCTATTACTCGGCCACCGGGTCTTGGATAGAGGATGTGAGTGGGTACGGCCCCCGCTCGGCGCTCAACATCGAGCCGGGCGAGCAGGGGGCGACGGATGAGGAGCGCAATTACCTGAGCCTTATCGCCGAGGATGCCCCGAGGGAGGCGAATTCCGTTGATGCGCTTTTGCGGGTGCTGCGAGAGCGGGGAATTTCGAAGGGCAAGATTGCCATTGACAACGAGGGCATCAGGCCCGCCAGCCGGGCCAGTCTGGAGGCTGCCCTGCCGGGCATCTCGTTTCAAGATGGTGCGAATCTGTTTCGCATGATTCGTCTCCAGAAGACTTCCGAGGAAATCGAACGGATTCGGGCCGCCGCCACTTTGAACGAGGCGGCCTTGTCTGCCTTTCATGCAGAACTGGCGGTGGGGAAAACCGAGCGCGAGATTGCCAGTCACTATTACCGGACCGTTGCGGCAGGCGGGGGAAAATGGAGCTGGTTCCATCTCGGAGGAGGCCGTCGTTCGGCCTCGATATATCCGCCTTCTGATCGTCCGTTTGAGACGGGCGACGGATTCTTTTTCGATGCCGGAATGCGGTTGAACCACTATTGCGGCGATGTGGGTTGTTGCGGCTCCTTTGGTGAGCCGGGTGCTGAGCGCAAGGCGCAATTTAATGCCATTCAGGCCGGGCTGGCCGAGGCGTTTGAAACCATCAAGGCGGGGGTCAAGCCCTCGGAGATTTTCCGCGCTGCCGTGGCGGGTGCGAAAAAGGCGGGGCTCCCGAATTACAATGGCGCTTTTTGCGGTCACACGATAGGTATCGAGGCCAGAGAGCTTCCCTATACGCTGAGCGAGCCCATTAAGCTCAGCGATCCGTTTTTACCCGAGTCCTCGGACATTCCTTTTCCGGCAGGGGCCGTGCTCTCGGTTGAGTTACCCTCGGGGACCTTCGGCGAGGGCGGAGTGCACGCGGAATACACTGCGCTCGTTACCGAGGATGGTATGGAGCACCTCGGCTCGCCAGATCGCGAGCATTTTGTGGTCTAG
- a CDS encoding alcohol dehydrogenase catalytic domain-containing protein, which produces MRAMVLHEFSSPLQLGEVPDPKPGLDEVVVKVRACAPDMLDVKTRAGQSNITLPRIIGHEIAGEIAEVGASVKNIRLGERVVVYDYLNCGACEFCWKGRETLCRNNKGIVGLAIDGGFADYIKVPGRNVLPIPTDVSDEAATTLVSPVSTSLHALRERARVSPGDYLLIVGAAGGVGIHMVQMAQLFGARVIAADVSDEKNDKTKKYGAEAVINTMENPFGASFDEAVLEATGGTGVQSAIDLYGSSDSLAACYRCLDTAGTLVRIGSRIGDRLEIDPEALTMKEVVLTGCRYNTKEEFNKSLELVRAGKIEPVVSFSFPLSEVNDVLDKIERNEVFGRGVAIL; this is translated from the coding sequence GTGCGCGCAATGGTGCTTCATGAATTCTCAAGCCCTCTCCAATTAGGAGAGGTTCCAGATCCTAAGCCGGGGCTGGACGAAGTTGTGGTGAAGGTGCGGGCCTGCGCACCGGACATGCTCGATGTAAAAACACGAGCCGGGCAATCGAATATTACGCTTCCTCGCATAATCGGGCATGAGATAGCCGGCGAAATTGCCGAAGTCGGTGCATCGGTGAAAAATATCCGTCTTGGTGAGCGGGTAGTTGTTTATGATTATTTAAACTGCGGCGCCTGTGAGTTTTGCTGGAAAGGAAGAGAGACACTTTGCCGGAACAACAAGGGTATCGTCGGGCTGGCAATCGACGGAGGATTTGCCGACTACATAAAGGTTCCCGGCAGAAATGTGCTGCCGATTCCTACGGATGTCTCAGACGAGGCGGCGACTACGCTCGTTAGTCCTGTTTCTACTTCCCTTCATGCGCTAAGAGAGCGGGCCCGGGTCTCCCCGGGAGACTATTTGCTGATTGTGGGTGCTGCGGGTGGCGTAGGTATCCATATGGTGCAAATGGCCCAGCTATTTGGCGCCAGGGTTATTGCGGCAGATGTATCGGACGAAAAAAACGATAAGACAAAAAAATACGGGGCTGAAGCTGTCATCAACACCATGGAAAATCCTTTTGGTGCATCTTTTGACGAAGCGGTATTGGAAGCCACTGGCGGGACAGGCGTGCAGTCGGCAATCGATTTGTATGGTTCGTCGGATTCTCTTGCAGCCTGTTATCGTTGTCTTGATACGGCGGGAACGCTTGTGCGAATTGGCTCCCGGATTGGCGATCGGCTCGAAATTGATCCAGAGGCGCTTACTATGAAAGAAGTTGTTCTCACCGGCTGCCGCTATAACACCAAGGAGGAATTCAATAAATCTTTGGAGTTAGTGAGGGCGGGAAAGATAGAGCCGGTGGTTTCATTTTCGTTTCCTTTGTCCGAGGTTAACGACGTTCTTGATAAAATTGAGAGGAACGAAGTGTTTGGAAGAGGTGTTGCAATTTTGTAG
- a CDS encoding YbaB/EbfC family nucleoid-associated protein, producing the protein MLKGGMGNLMKQARQMQDKIAKIQEEMAAKTVEAAAGGGMVKAVANGAGDLLSVKIEKDVVDPEDIEMLEDLVRAACSEAIKKGRDMAAEEMKKLTGGMKIPGLM; encoded by the coding sequence ATGCTTAAAGGTGGTATGGGGAACTTGATGAAGCAGGCCCGCCAGATGCAGGACAAGATTGCGAAAATTCAAGAAGAGATGGCCGCTAAGACAGTTGAAGCTGCTGCAGGTGGTGGAATGGTCAAGGCCGTTGCGAATGGAGCCGGTGATTTACTTTCTGTAAAAATTGAAAAAGATGTTGTTGACCCCGAAGACATCGAAATGCTTGAAGATCTTGTTCGTGCGGCCTGCAGCGAGGCAATAAAAAAAGGACGAGATATGGCGGCTGAAGAAATGAAAAAGCTTACTGGTGGAATGAAAATACCGGGTCTAATGTAG
- a CDS encoding 3-hydroxyacyl-CoA dehydrogenase family protein → MSVIRNISVIGGGYVGQGLAIQFARGGYQVSVYNRTKESSSLAMERVQFFLDLFEKNGLYSNKQAEDALSLIQPTTNLEEAARSADYVMESVSEDLSLKQDIFMKLDALCPPHVILASDTSGLRLSEIGIKANRKDKLIVVHHYTPTPLRPVVEIVRGAETSEETFQVTKKLLEDIDKDVVLVKEALGHIGVRISTAVRREAMYMLERGIASPEDIDKVAYNFGILPVFAGMDASGLDVFMNIHSYLQKDLDNRDTPSPLLKEKVDKGELGIKSGQGFFDWDEESVKKATDKRIKTLIMRMKEREIFQDPD, encoded by the coding sequence ATGAGTGTTATTAGAAATATTTCTGTAATCGGTGGTGGGTATGTAGGGCAAGGCCTGGCAATTCAGTTTGCCCGTGGCGGCTATCAGGTTTCTGTCTATAACAGGACAAAGGAAAGCTCATCATTGGCGATGGAGAGGGTTCAATTTTTTCTCGATCTTTTTGAGAAGAACGGGCTCTACTCTAACAAGCAAGCCGAGGATGCCCTTTCGCTTATTCAGCCCACGACTAATCTTGAAGAGGCGGCGAGGAGCGCGGATTATGTCATGGAATCTGTTTCAGAGGATCTTAGTCTGAAGCAGGATATTTTCATGAAACTAGATGCTTTGTGTCCGCCGCATGTCATTCTCGCATCGGACACCTCCGGGCTGCGTCTGTCGGAAATTGGTATCAAAGCCAACCGGAAAGATAAATTGATAGTCGTTCACCATTACACCCCGACCCCTTTGCGCCCGGTGGTGGAGATTGTTCGGGGAGCGGAGACCTCTGAGGAGACGTTTCAGGTTACAAAAAAACTTCTGGAAGATATTGATAAAGATGTGGTTCTGGTTAAGGAGGCTCTTGGCCATATCGGAGTGAGAATTTCGACTGCCGTGAGAAGAGAGGCGATGTATATGCTGGAAAGGGGAATCGCCTCTCCAGAGGATATTGATAAGGTAGCCTATAATTTTGGCATTCTGCCGGTATTTGCTGGAATGGATGCATCGGGTTTGGATGTTTTTATGAATATTCATTCGTATCTCCAGAAGGATTTAGATAATCGGGATACGCCTTCTCCTCTATTGAAAGAGAAAGTAGATAAGGGGGAGTTGGGTATAAAAAGTGGGCAGGGATTTTTTGATTGGGATGAAGAGTCAGTGAAAAAAGCCACAGATAAAAGAATTAAAACGCTTATTATGAGAATGAAGGAGCGTGAAATTTTTCAGGATCCGGATTGA
- a CDS encoding iron-containing alcohol dehydrogenase has product MIQPFKIASGPRVRFGRGEAAFIGEETLALGMKNPMLITDTGLHNTGILEPIIQSLKDTGIKFSLFEEAEPNPSDGSILRAKEFYESNNCQGMIGIGGGSAIDTAKAMGTLLTNGGKISDYYGADKPSKRIPPFITVPTTAGTGSEVTRASIITDVEMGTKASIHSDMLYADVAIVDSSLLATLPHFFAAGALMDALTHAIESLGSTNANPWTETLCYEAIGLIGKSARQFIENTGDPDAADSISLAATLAGASFTNTGLGIVHGLTHPVFNFFGGHHGTTNGILLAPVMTFNLPAMRQKYSKLAPLLADPVKPTSVNTDNPDAAEAAIESVRALASDIGIPPSLGAIGMKEEYLDRMAVDAAKSSTVLTNPVNADEQDMKKIYTGLLG; this is encoded by the coding sequence ATGATTCAGCCATTTAAAATCGCATCGGGCCCCCGCGTACGTTTTGGTCGTGGTGAAGCCGCATTTATCGGAGAAGAAACCCTCGCACTCGGCATGAAGAATCCGATGCTGATTACGGATACGGGCCTGCATAACACTGGCATTCTTGAGCCCATTATCCAGAGCCTAAAAGATACAGGAATTAAATTTTCCCTATTTGAAGAAGCCGAACCCAATCCTTCGGACGGCAGCATTCTACGCGCCAAAGAGTTCTACGAGTCGAACAATTGCCAGGGCATGATCGGCATCGGGGGAGGCAGCGCGATCGACACAGCCAAAGCGATGGGGACCCTTCTGACAAACGGAGGAAAAATTAGCGACTATTACGGTGCGGACAAACCATCAAAACGCATACCCCCTTTTATCACCGTACCCACTACGGCGGGCACGGGCAGCGAAGTTACGCGCGCTTCGATTATCACTGATGTAGAAATGGGAACAAAAGCCAGCATCCACAGCGACATGCTGTACGCCGATGTCGCTATTGTAGATTCCTCCCTCCTTGCCACGTTGCCACATTTTTTTGCGGCAGGAGCCCTGATGGATGCACTCACGCACGCCATCGAATCACTCGGTTCAACCAACGCAAACCCTTGGACCGAGACACTATGCTATGAAGCGATTGGGCTTATCGGAAAAAGTGCAAGACAATTCATTGAAAACACAGGAGACCCCGATGCCGCCGATTCCATCTCCCTCGCGGCGACTCTGGCCGGAGCATCATTCACTAATACCGGGCTAGGCATCGTCCACGGTTTGACTCATCCGGTATTCAATTTTTTCGGCGGCCATCACGGCACCACCAACGGAATCCTGCTTGCGCCCGTAATGACCTTTAATCTTCCGGCAATGCGACAGAAATATTCGAAATTAGCCCCGCTCCTTGCCGATCCCGTAAAACCAACTTCTGTTAACACTGACAACCCAGATGCCGCCGAGGCCGCCATAGAGAGCGTCCGCGCACTCGCTTCGGATATTGGCATTCCACCGTCATTGGGAGCCATAGGCATGAAGGAAGAATATCTTGACCGTATGGCGGTGGACGCCGCCAAAAGCTCGACGGTCCTGACCAATCCGGTAAACGCGGATGAGCAAGACATGAAAAAAATCTACACGGGGCTTTTAGGTTGA
- a CDS encoding DMT family transporter has protein sequence MALVPSFLFSFSSIMTRRGLEGSTPHTGSFVVLIVNFLAFLFALLLIDFSQIFFSWHWFAFMAAGISSPAISLFFLYRSISHFGVAPTNALVNSHAFFGPLLAIFILGERPHPALWFGIALLLVGVWFLMGGRDLREKLKYIWIPLMSALAFALAHNLRKIGFGGMDSLLFGGFLQGASAVLVGPFILKLATGGRAYVFNRKSILFFLIAGLAMSFALFSLLFALRGGRVSLVGPIMATGPLFALIQTKFFLGGREKLTPRIIGGACLIVIGVVVVTSLK, from the coding sequence GTGGCCTTAGTTCCATCTTTCTTATTTTCATTTTCATCTATTATGACACGCCGGGGTTTGGAAGGGAGTACCCCTCACACCGGAAGTTTTGTAGTGCTGATTGTTAATTTTTTGGCGTTTCTCTTCGCTCTTTTATTAATAGATTTTTCTCAGATCTTTTTTTCATGGCATTGGTTCGCGTTTATGGCGGCGGGAATTTCGTCTCCAGCGATCTCTTTGTTTTTTTTGTATCGATCAATTTCTCATTTTGGGGTTGCGCCGACGAACGCTCTTGTTAATTCTCATGCTTTTTTCGGTCCTCTTTTGGCTATTTTTATTCTTGGCGAGCGTCCGCACCCAGCCTTATGGTTTGGTATTGCTCTTCTCCTCGTGGGAGTCTGGTTTCTGATGGGTGGAAGAGATCTTAGGGAAAAATTGAAGTATATCTGGATTCCATTGATGTCAGCCCTGGCTTTTGCTTTGGCCCATAATTTGAGGAAAATTGGTTTCGGAGGGATGGATTCTCTGCTTTTTGGTGGTTTCTTGCAGGGTGCATCGGCCGTGCTCGTCGGTCCTTTTATACTTAAATTGGCGACAGGAGGGCGGGCTTATGTATTCAACCGAAAATCAATTTTATTTTTTCTCATAGCTGGGCTGGCAATGTCGTTCGCTTTGTTTTCTCTTCTCTTTGCCCTGCGTGGGGGGCGAGTTTCGCTTGTTGGTCCTATTATGGCTACGGGGCCATTATTTGCCTTGATTCAGACAAAGTTTTTTTTGGGTGGGAGGGAAAAACTAACTCCTCGTATTATCGGCGGTGCATGCCTTATCGTGATTGGAGTGGTGGTAGTTACTTCCTTGAAATAA
- a CDS encoding pyridoxamine 5'-phosphate oxidase family protein — MENNGFLNQETLHDYYGEPNERAAKKQMEKLEKHSRHFISLSPFFVLSTSSSEGTDASPRGDAPGFVTVLDDHTLLIPDRMGNNRVDSMHNIMENPNVGMLFLVPGMNETLRINGKARVITDEKLLKPMSVKGKSPKSALIVEIDEVYMHCAKALMRSHLWDSERHIERSSFPTLGQVFKDQVGSDQDAEEIEKLVQEGYVTRLY; from the coding sequence ATGGAAAATAATGGGTTCCTAAATCAAGAAACATTGCACGACTACTATGGAGAGCCGAACGAGCGCGCTGCGAAGAAGCAAATGGAAAAGCTTGAAAAGCACAGTCGGCATTTCATTTCACTTTCTCCTTTTTTCGTATTGTCCACTTCGAGTTCTGAGGGAACGGACGCATCCCCTAGAGGTGATGCTCCCGGATTCGTTACTGTTTTGGACGATCATACCCTGCTAATACCTGACCGAATGGGGAACAATAGGGTGGATTCTATGCACAACATCATGGAAAATCCGAATGTCGGAATGCTCTTTCTTGTCCCTGGGATGAACGAGACTTTGCGTATAAACGGTAAGGCGCGGGTGATTACCGATGAAAAACTTCTCAAGCCGATGTCGGTCAAAGGAAAGAGCCCCAAGTCTGCTTTGATCGTTGAAATAGACGAGGTTTATATGCACTGTGCAAAAGCCTTGATGCGTTCTCATCTTTGGGACTCTGAACGCCACATTGAGCGGAGTTCGTTTCCGACTCTTGGGCAAGTTTTCAAAGACCAGGTTGGAAGTGACCAGGATGCCGAAGAAATCGAGAAATTAGTGCAGGAGGGCTACGTTACTCGGCTCTATTGA
- the dnaX gene encoding DNA polymerase III subunit gamma/tau, protein MNFIGSARKWRPQRFEDLVGQEHIRRTFSNALEAGRIASAYLFSGTRGVGKTTTARILAKSLNCESSDNPVAEPCNKCSSCEEISQGSHPDVLEIDGATYTGVDHVRELREGLRYRPARGRYKTLIIDEVHMLSKGAFNALLKTLEEPPPHVVFIFATTELQRVPDTILSRCQVFEFRRIATNVIAEQLSRIVKEQNLEVEEDALVLLARMGEGSMRDAQSLLDQVIAFSGNGVLTASEVEGVLGVPSSEVYRNIVTAMIERDAHAALLELNNLFDAGHDLRLFCGNLLEFLRDIMVFQSAGEDDTLFNLGPSEIGQRKALAGRLSFPEAHQAYSILQSGEIELRASTHPRMTLELALLRMCRLRNIAELGPMIEKLESKQPITPSLGVPSRAGAASSDFRSTASMKEEKGDKDVADKGASPPVASAVQVSWDIEEAGRIWAEAVRSLRPAQRELLKGVDADLRSGGTIKLSLPVDNGHAQAFEMIQQAVPSIEAFFGSEAPWPVRVILEKLSVSEPSPPEDSVDVGERQKIKETEETFIQEVIDIFDGQISNIRPARNRGGKTNGDR, encoded by the coding sequence ATGAATTTCATCGGCAGTGCACGAAAATGGCGGCCTCAGCGGTTTGAAGATCTTGTTGGTCAGGAACATATTCGCCGTACCTTCTCCAATGCACTGGAAGCTGGTCGTATCGCATCGGCCTATCTTTTTAGTGGAACACGTGGCGTGGGGAAAACAACAACGGCGCGGATACTCGCTAAATCCCTTAATTGTGAGTCCTCAGATAATCCAGTAGCCGAGCCCTGTAATAAATGTTCTTCGTGTGAGGAGATAAGCCAGGGCTCCCATCCTGATGTTCTTGAAATAGACGGAGCCACATACACGGGAGTGGATCACGTACGAGAGCTTCGCGAAGGATTGAGGTACCGGCCTGCTAGAGGACGCTATAAGACACTCATAATCGATGAAGTTCACATGTTATCGAAGGGTGCATTCAATGCACTTCTCAAAACCCTCGAAGAACCACCACCGCATGTTGTTTTCATTTTCGCTACTACAGAGTTGCAGCGAGTGCCGGATACGATTCTGAGTCGTTGTCAGGTTTTTGAATTTCGACGCATCGCTACAAATGTTATAGCCGAGCAGCTTTCACGTATCGTTAAAGAGCAGAACTTGGAAGTTGAAGAAGATGCACTCGTCCTGTTGGCGCGGATGGGCGAGGGAAGCATGCGTGATGCGCAATCCTTGCTGGATCAGGTAATCGCTTTCTCCGGCAATGGTGTTTTGACCGCTAGTGAGGTGGAGGGTGTTCTCGGTGTTCCATCTTCTGAGGTATACCGAAATATTGTTACTGCTATGATTGAGCGCGATGCCCACGCCGCGTTGCTCGAACTGAACAATCTTTTTGATGCGGGTCACGATCTTCGTCTTTTTTGTGGGAATCTCCTTGAATTTCTGCGTGACATAATGGTTTTTCAGTCGGCTGGTGAAGACGATACGCTCTTTAACCTTGGCCCCTCTGAGATAGGGCAGCGCAAGGCTCTTGCTGGTAGACTTTCCTTTCCTGAAGCCCATCAGGCTTATTCCATTTTACAAAGCGGGGAGATCGAACTGCGTGCATCCACGCACCCGCGAATGACGCTAGAACTGGCCCTCCTCCGGATGTGCCGCCTCAGGAATATCGCCGAACTGGGGCCCATGATAGAAAAGCTTGAATCTAAGCAACCAATTACGCCTTCTTTGGGTGTTCCCTCGCGGGCTGGGGCGGCATCGTCTGATTTTCGCTCAACCGCATCCATGAAAGAGGAAAAGGGGGATAAGGATGTTGCCGATAAAGGTGCCTCCCCTCCTGTGGCAAGTGCAGTTCAGGTGTCCTGGGATATAGAAGAGGCGGGCCGGATATGGGCCGAAGCTGTTAGATCCCTTCGTCCGGCTCAGCGTGAGCTTTTGAAAGGGGTTGATGCTGATCTGCGTTCTGGGGGCACTATAAAATTATCTCTCCCGGTTGATAATGGTCATGCTCAAGCATTTGAAATGATCCAGCAGGCGGTTCCTTCTATTGAGGCATTTTTTGGTTCGGAGGCTCCATGGCCCGTACGGGTGATACTTGAGAAACTTTCTGTAAGCGAGCCGTCTCCCCCCGAAGACTCCGTGGATGTTGGGGAGAGGCAGAAAATAAAAGAAACCGAAGAAACTTTTATTCAGGAAGTGATAGATATATTTGACGGTCAAATTTCGAATATCCGGCCTGCCAGGAACAGGGGCGGTAAAACTAATGGAGATAGGTAA